From one Sparus aurata chromosome 16, fSpaAur1.1, whole genome shotgun sequence genomic stretch:
- the acp7 gene encoding acid phosphatase type 7, with the protein MVPVHAACALLSLAPLLVLGVPPIWTQPEQVHLSYPGVPGSMVVTWTTFNKTESKVEYGLLGGRLFEMSAKGDATLFVDWGEEKRKMFIHRVSLTGLKPAASYAYHCGSDVGWSDVFFFTALNDSTSFSPRFALYGDLGNENPQSLARLQKETQLGMYDVILHIGDFAYDMHEDNARIGDEFMRQIQSIAAYVPYMTCPGNHEATYNFSNYRNRFSMPGNTESLWYSWNLGSAHIISLSTEVYFYLEFGLELLFKQYEWLRKDLEEANKPENRAVRPWIITMGHRPMYCSDDDQDDCTTFDSKVRLGRNETQPPAPGLEDLFYRYGVDLELWAHEHTYERLWPVYSDKVCNGSKEQPYVNPKAPVHIITGSAGCRERTDRFNPNPKDWSAFRSTDYGYTRMQVVNASHLYLEQVSDDEYGKVIDSIWVVKDKHGFSAWF; encoded by the exons ATGGTGCCTGTCCATGCCGCCTGTGCTTTGTTAAGCCTCGCACCCCTGTTGGTGCTCGGTGTTCCTCCCATCTGGACCCAGCCGGAGCAGGTGCACCTCTCTTATCCAG GAGTGCCAGGTTCCATGGTTGTGACCTGGACCACCTTCAATAAGACGGAGAGCAAAGTGGAGTACGGCCTTCTGGGGGGTCGGCTCTTTGAGATGAGCGCCAAAGGTGACGCCACTCTGTTTGTGGActggggagaggagaagaggaagatgttTATCCACAGAGTCTCTCTCACAGGCCTCAAACCGGCTGCTTCTTATG CGTACCACTGTGGGAGTGATGTGGGCTGGAGCGATGTGTTCTTCTTCACTGCCCTGAATGACAGCACTAGTTTCAGTCCCAGGTTTGCTCTGTACGGAGACCTGGGCAACGAGAACCCTCAGTCTCTGGCTCGGCTGCAAAAGGAGACGCAGCTTGGCATGTATGATGTCATCCTGCACATAG ggGACTTTGCCTACGATATGCATGAG GACAATGCCAGGATTGGTGATGAGTTCATGAGGCAGATCCAGTCCATTGCAGCCTATGTGCCCTACATGACCTGTCCAGGCAACCACGAGGCCACATA CAACTTCTCAAACTACAGGAATCGCTTCAGCATGCCGGGCAACACTGAGAGCCTGTGGTACAG CTGGAACCTGGGGTCAGCGCACATCATCTCCCTCTCCACCGAGGTTTATTTCTACCTCGAGTTCGGCCTGGAGCTCCTCTTCAAGCAGTATGAGTGGCTGAGGAAAGACCTGGAG GAGGCCAACAAGCCAGAGAACCGAGCAGTGCGACCATGGATCATCACAATGGGACATAGGCCCATGTACTGCTCCGATGATGACCAGGACGACTGCACCACGTTTGACTCCAAA GTCCGACTGGGACGGAACGAAACCCAACCTCCAGCTCCTGGTCTAGAGGATCTATTTTACCGCTATG GAGTGGATTTGGAGTTGTGGGCGCATGAGCATACGTATGAGAGGCTTTGGCCTGTGTACAGTGACAAG gTGTGCAACGGGAGCAAGGAGCAGCCTTATGTGAACCCAAAAGCTCCCGTACACATTATCACAGGCTCCGCT ggctgcagagagaggactGACAGGTTCAATCCAAACCCCAAAGACTGGAGCGCCTTCCGCAGCACAGACTACGGCTACACCCGCATGCAAGTGGTCAACGCCAGCCACCTTTACTTGGAGCAGGTCTCTGATGACGAG TACGGCAAGGTGATTGACAGCATATGGGTGGTGAAGGATAAGCACGGCTTCTCTGCCTGGTTCTGA